A DNA window from Mauremys reevesii isolate NIE-2019 linkage group 17, ASM1616193v1, whole genome shotgun sequence contains the following coding sequences:
- the LOC120385009 gene encoding maestro heat-like repeat family member 5 — MIHCLLPLLLHLEDRDESVTLRCKLTLFRCAVFLRWAHLKTLFRSMAWDGSTQLRKCAWKCLMQNNKSHIPKFLFHALEYLESSQTTIRHSAALFIGKQSDFT; from the exons ATGATCCACTGCTTGCTCCCGCTCCTGCTGCACCTTGAAGACCGGGATGAGAGTGTGACACTG AGATGCAAACTGACGCTCTTCCGCTGCGCAGTGTTTCTCAGGTGGGCTCATTTGAAGACGCTGTTCCGCAGCATGGCCTGggatggctccacacagctccggaAGTGTGCCTGGAAGTGCTTG atgcagaacaacaagagccacatccccaaattcctgttccacgccttagaatacctggaaagctcacagacaacaatcagacattctgcagccctgttcaTTGGTAAGCAGAGCGACTTCACTTGA